The Salvia miltiorrhiza cultivar Shanhuang (shh) chromosome 1, IMPLAD_Smil_shh, whole genome shotgun sequence genome has a window encoding:
- the LOC131006819 gene encoding uncharacterized protein LOC131006819 isoform X1 encodes MREDTCEMHHEDDKVLSEKNKKRIVKTHAQVQALEKFYNEHKYPSESMKIQLAESIGLTEKQVSGWFCHRRLKDKKLINGENHATVRQDRSSGVIQDRGSGHRQDSCGSTKQGDDKNLDTREVESGRLTSKEFSAADLTYEHDSHYAGNYNHTNDDSSGSSSSLRNVPPNYQNGDPSDAATSRYLIPKLPSDVKGVKTRPGPSGYLKLKGRLENPAITAVKRQLGKHYRDDGPPLGVEFDSLPPGAFESSMQEPVEENYHTGEDVRRSPDLLNVRQNSKFCKGSEYLSSMASFNSDIDGTNFKTRSGSDIPDSYIYRKSKIKTSFSNSGSYYPRSNSSVEFTEGTIRDIPGVGSRDEYGSRRRPGVEVTTMDTVPRYSNLQAFGGKLREKRAESWSQKYNDVSARVAFGEDTENENSNLTARRNGYHSSVDKGLRGEVIKDDKIYTDRRMINEHQMKIPIKNDTIGKKRLREEFPHQQPPKATLMVDTTPQNYQVIRSATEMPSSFSEDDESGGTSSSVD; translated from the exons ATACATGTGAGATGCACCATGAAGATGATAAAGTTCTTTCAGAGAAGAACAAGAAAAGGATAGTGAAGACACATGCTCAGGTTCAAGCATTGGAGAAATTTTACAATG AGCATAAATACCCTTCAGAGTCAATGAAAATACAACTTGCAGAGTCCATAGGTTTGACAGAGAAGCAAGTTTCTGGATGGTTTTGCCATAGGAGGTTGAAAGATAAGAAGTTAATCAATGGAGAAAACCATGCCACTGTAAGGCAAGATCGCTCAAGTGGAGTCATACAAGACCGTGGCAGCGGGCATAGGCAAGATTCATGTGGTAGCACAAAACAGGGGGATGATAAGAATCTTGATACCAGGGAAGTGGAAAGTGGAAGGTTGACGTCAAAAGAATTTTCTGCTGCAGACCTTACTTATGAGCATGACAGTCATTATGCTGGAAACTACAATCACACAAATGATGATTCTTCAGGAAGTAGTAGTTCATTGCGGAATGTCCCTCCTAATTACCAAAACGGGGATCCCTCTGATGCTGCTACTTCAAGGTACCTAATACCAAAACTTCCATCTGATGTAAAGGGTGTAAAAACCAGGCCTGGCCCGTCAGGTTACTTAAAATTGAAGGGACGATTGGAAAATCCTGCTATAACTGCGGTCAAGAGGCAGCTGGGGAAGCATTATCGGGACGACGGTCCTCCTCTTGGTGTTGAATTTGATTCACTTCCTCCTGGTGCATTTGAATCCTCAATGCAGGAGCCAGTTGAAG AAAATTACCACACTGGAGAAGATGTCCGTCGCTCACCTGATCTTTTGAATGTTCGCCAGAATTCCAAGTTTTGCAAG GGATCTGAATACTTATCCAGCATGGCTTCATTTAACTCTGACATTGATGGTACGAATTTCAAAACAAGGAGTGGCTCTGATATTCCTGATAGCTACATTTACCGAAAGTCCAAAATAAAGACGTCTTTCTCCAACAGTGGTTCCTATTATCCGAGGAGTAACTCTTCAGTGGAATTTACTGAAGGTACTATCAGAGATATACCAGGCGTTGGGAGTAGAGATGAGTATGGTTCGAGGCGAAGACCTGGCGTCGAAGTTACAACAATGGATACAGTTCCAAGATATTCAAATCTGCAAGCTTTTGGTGGCAAATTGAGAGAGAAACGAGCAGAGTCTTGGTCTCAAAAATATAATGATGTGAGTGCAAGGGTTGCCTTTGGAGAAGATACTGAAAATGAGAATTCCAACTTGACCGCAAGAAGAAATGGCTACCACAGTTCTGTGGACAAAGGGCTCCGCGGAGAAGTTATTAAG GATGATAAAATATATACTGATCGGAGGATGATAAATGAACATCAAATGAAGATCCCCATCAAGAATGATACTATT GGCAAGAAAAGATTAAGGGAAGAATTTCCACATCAGCAACCCCCAAAAGCAACATTGATGGTGGATACAACACCACAGAACTATCAAGTCATAAG GTCTGCAACAGAGATGCCATCAAGTTTTAGTGAAGACGACGAAAGTGGCGGAACGAGTTCGTCGGTGGACTGA
- the LOC131006819 gene encoding homeobox-DDT domain protein RLT2 isoform X3: MREDTCEMHHEDDKVLSEKNKKRIVKTHAQVQALEKFYNEHKYPSESMKIQLAESIGLTEKQVSGWFCHRRLKDKKLINGENHATVRQDRSSGVIQDRGSGHRQDSCGSTKQGDDKNLDTREVESGRLTSKEFSAADLTYEHDSHYAGNYNHTNDDSSGSSSSLRNVPPNYQNGDPSDAATSRYLIPKLPSDVKGVKTRPGPSGYLKLKGRLENPAITAVKRQLGKHYRDDGPPLGVEFDSLPPGAFESSMQEPVEENYHTGEDVRRSPDLLNVRQNSKFCKGSEYLSSMASFNSDIDGTIRDIPGVGSRDEYGSRRRPGVEVTTMDTVPRYSNLQAFGGKLREKRAESWSQKYNDVSARVAFGEDTENENSNLTARRNGYHSSVDKGLRGEVIKDDKIYTDRRMINEHQMKIPIKNDTIGKKRLREEFPHQQPPKATLMVDTTPQNYQVIRSATEMPSSFSEDDESGGTSSSVD; the protein is encoded by the exons ATACATGTGAGATGCACCATGAAGATGATAAAGTTCTTTCAGAGAAGAACAAGAAAAGGATAGTGAAGACACATGCTCAGGTTCAAGCATTGGAGAAATTTTACAATG AGCATAAATACCCTTCAGAGTCAATGAAAATACAACTTGCAGAGTCCATAGGTTTGACAGAGAAGCAAGTTTCTGGATGGTTTTGCCATAGGAGGTTGAAAGATAAGAAGTTAATCAATGGAGAAAACCATGCCACTGTAAGGCAAGATCGCTCAAGTGGAGTCATACAAGACCGTGGCAGCGGGCATAGGCAAGATTCATGTGGTAGCACAAAACAGGGGGATGATAAGAATCTTGATACCAGGGAAGTGGAAAGTGGAAGGTTGACGTCAAAAGAATTTTCTGCTGCAGACCTTACTTATGAGCATGACAGTCATTATGCTGGAAACTACAATCACACAAATGATGATTCTTCAGGAAGTAGTAGTTCATTGCGGAATGTCCCTCCTAATTACCAAAACGGGGATCCCTCTGATGCTGCTACTTCAAGGTACCTAATACCAAAACTTCCATCTGATGTAAAGGGTGTAAAAACCAGGCCTGGCCCGTCAGGTTACTTAAAATTGAAGGGACGATTGGAAAATCCTGCTATAACTGCGGTCAAGAGGCAGCTGGGGAAGCATTATCGGGACGACGGTCCTCCTCTTGGTGTTGAATTTGATTCACTTCCTCCTGGTGCATTTGAATCCTCAATGCAGGAGCCAGTTGAAG AAAATTACCACACTGGAGAAGATGTCCGTCGCTCACCTGATCTTTTGAATGTTCGCCAGAATTCCAAGTTTTGCAAG GGATCTGAATACTTATCCAGCATGGCTTCATTTAACTCTGACATTGATG GTACTATCAGAGATATACCAGGCGTTGGGAGTAGAGATGAGTATGGTTCGAGGCGAAGACCTGGCGTCGAAGTTACAACAATGGATACAGTTCCAAGATATTCAAATCTGCAAGCTTTTGGTGGCAAATTGAGAGAGAAACGAGCAGAGTCTTGGTCTCAAAAATATAATGATGTGAGTGCAAGGGTTGCCTTTGGAGAAGATACTGAAAATGAGAATTCCAACTTGACCGCAAGAAGAAATGGCTACCACAGTTCTGTGGACAAAGGGCTCCGCGGAGAAGTTATTAAG GATGATAAAATATATACTGATCGGAGGATGATAAATGAACATCAAATGAAGATCCCCATCAAGAATGATACTATT GGCAAGAAAAGATTAAGGGAAGAATTTCCACATCAGCAACCCCCAAAAGCAACATTGATGGTGGATACAACACCACAGAACTATCAAGTCATAAG GTCTGCAACAGAGATGCCATCAAGTTTTAGTGAAGACGACGAAAGTGGCGGAACGAGTTCGTCGGTGGACTGA
- the LOC131006819 gene encoding uncharacterized protein LOC131006819 isoform X2 → MREDTCEMHHEDDKVLSEKNKKRIVKTHAQVQALEKFYNEHKYPSESMKIQLAESIGLTEKQVSGWFCHRRLKDKKLINGENHATVRQDRSSGVIQDRGSGHRQDSCGSTKQGDDKNLDTREVESGRLTSKEFSAADLTYEHDSHYAGNYNHTNDDSSGSSSSLRNVPPNYQNGDPSDAATSRYLIPKLPSDVKGVKTRPGPSGYLKLKGRLENPAITAVKRQLGKHYRDDGPPLGVEFDSLPPGAFESSMQEPVEENYHTGEDVRRSPDLLNVRQNSKFCKGSEYLSSMASFNSDIDGTNFKTRSGSDIPDSYIYRKSKIKTSFSNSGSYYPRSNSSVEFTEGTIRDIPGVGSRDEYGSRRRPGVEVTTMDTVPRYSNLQAFGGKLREKRAESWSQKYNDVSARVAFGEDTENENSNLTARRNGYHSSVDKGLRGEVIKDDKIYTDRRMINEHQMKIPIKNDTIGKKRLREEFPHQQPPKATLMVDTTPQNYQVIRDAIKF, encoded by the exons ATACATGTGAGATGCACCATGAAGATGATAAAGTTCTTTCAGAGAAGAACAAGAAAAGGATAGTGAAGACACATGCTCAGGTTCAAGCATTGGAGAAATTTTACAATG AGCATAAATACCCTTCAGAGTCAATGAAAATACAACTTGCAGAGTCCATAGGTTTGACAGAGAAGCAAGTTTCTGGATGGTTTTGCCATAGGAGGTTGAAAGATAAGAAGTTAATCAATGGAGAAAACCATGCCACTGTAAGGCAAGATCGCTCAAGTGGAGTCATACAAGACCGTGGCAGCGGGCATAGGCAAGATTCATGTGGTAGCACAAAACAGGGGGATGATAAGAATCTTGATACCAGGGAAGTGGAAAGTGGAAGGTTGACGTCAAAAGAATTTTCTGCTGCAGACCTTACTTATGAGCATGACAGTCATTATGCTGGAAACTACAATCACACAAATGATGATTCTTCAGGAAGTAGTAGTTCATTGCGGAATGTCCCTCCTAATTACCAAAACGGGGATCCCTCTGATGCTGCTACTTCAAGGTACCTAATACCAAAACTTCCATCTGATGTAAAGGGTGTAAAAACCAGGCCTGGCCCGTCAGGTTACTTAAAATTGAAGGGACGATTGGAAAATCCTGCTATAACTGCGGTCAAGAGGCAGCTGGGGAAGCATTATCGGGACGACGGTCCTCCTCTTGGTGTTGAATTTGATTCACTTCCTCCTGGTGCATTTGAATCCTCAATGCAGGAGCCAGTTGAAG AAAATTACCACACTGGAGAAGATGTCCGTCGCTCACCTGATCTTTTGAATGTTCGCCAGAATTCCAAGTTTTGCAAG GGATCTGAATACTTATCCAGCATGGCTTCATTTAACTCTGACATTGATGGTACGAATTTCAAAACAAGGAGTGGCTCTGATATTCCTGATAGCTACATTTACCGAAAGTCCAAAATAAAGACGTCTTTCTCCAACAGTGGTTCCTATTATCCGAGGAGTAACTCTTCAGTGGAATTTACTGAAGGTACTATCAGAGATATACCAGGCGTTGGGAGTAGAGATGAGTATGGTTCGAGGCGAAGACCTGGCGTCGAAGTTACAACAATGGATACAGTTCCAAGATATTCAAATCTGCAAGCTTTTGGTGGCAAATTGAGAGAGAAACGAGCAGAGTCTTGGTCTCAAAAATATAATGATGTGAGTGCAAGGGTTGCCTTTGGAGAAGATACTGAAAATGAGAATTCCAACTTGACCGCAAGAAGAAATGGCTACCACAGTTCTGTGGACAAAGGGCTCCGCGGAGAAGTTATTAAG GATGATAAAATATATACTGATCGGAGGATGATAAATGAACATCAAATGAAGATCCCCATCAAGAATGATACTATT GGCAAGAAAAGATTAAGGGAAGAATTTCCACATCAGCAACCCCCAAAAGCAACATTGATGGTGGATACAACACCACAGAACTATCAAGTCATAAG AGATGCCATCAAGTTTTAG
- the LOC131006819 gene encoding homeobox-DDT domain protein RLT2 isoform X4 produces the protein MREDTCEMHHEDDKVLSEKNKKRIVKTHAQVQALEKFYNEHKYPSESMKIQLAESIGLTEKQVSGWFCHRRLKDKKLINGENHATVRQDRSSGVIQDRGSGHRQDSCGSTKQGDDKNLDTREVESGRLTSKEFSAADLTYEHDSHYAGNYNHTNDDSSGSSSSLRNVPPNYQNGDPSDAATSRYLIPKLPSDVKGVKTRPGPSGYLKLKGRLENPAITAVKRQLGKHYRDDGPPLGVEFDSLPPGAFESSMQEPVEENYHTGEDVRRSPDLLNVRQNSKFCKGSEYLSSMASFNSDIDGTIRDIPGVGSRDEYGSRRRPGVEVTTMDTVPRYSNLQAFGGKLREKRAESWSQKYNDVSARVAFGEDTENENSNLTARRNGYHSSVDKGLRGEVIKDDKIYTDRRMINEHQMKIPIKNDTIGKKRLREEFPHQQPPKATLMVDTTPQNYQVIRDAIKF, from the exons ATACATGTGAGATGCACCATGAAGATGATAAAGTTCTTTCAGAGAAGAACAAGAAAAGGATAGTGAAGACACATGCTCAGGTTCAAGCATTGGAGAAATTTTACAATG AGCATAAATACCCTTCAGAGTCAATGAAAATACAACTTGCAGAGTCCATAGGTTTGACAGAGAAGCAAGTTTCTGGATGGTTTTGCCATAGGAGGTTGAAAGATAAGAAGTTAATCAATGGAGAAAACCATGCCACTGTAAGGCAAGATCGCTCAAGTGGAGTCATACAAGACCGTGGCAGCGGGCATAGGCAAGATTCATGTGGTAGCACAAAACAGGGGGATGATAAGAATCTTGATACCAGGGAAGTGGAAAGTGGAAGGTTGACGTCAAAAGAATTTTCTGCTGCAGACCTTACTTATGAGCATGACAGTCATTATGCTGGAAACTACAATCACACAAATGATGATTCTTCAGGAAGTAGTAGTTCATTGCGGAATGTCCCTCCTAATTACCAAAACGGGGATCCCTCTGATGCTGCTACTTCAAGGTACCTAATACCAAAACTTCCATCTGATGTAAAGGGTGTAAAAACCAGGCCTGGCCCGTCAGGTTACTTAAAATTGAAGGGACGATTGGAAAATCCTGCTATAACTGCGGTCAAGAGGCAGCTGGGGAAGCATTATCGGGACGACGGTCCTCCTCTTGGTGTTGAATTTGATTCACTTCCTCCTGGTGCATTTGAATCCTCAATGCAGGAGCCAGTTGAAG AAAATTACCACACTGGAGAAGATGTCCGTCGCTCACCTGATCTTTTGAATGTTCGCCAGAATTCCAAGTTTTGCAAG GGATCTGAATACTTATCCAGCATGGCTTCATTTAACTCTGACATTGATG GTACTATCAGAGATATACCAGGCGTTGGGAGTAGAGATGAGTATGGTTCGAGGCGAAGACCTGGCGTCGAAGTTACAACAATGGATACAGTTCCAAGATATTCAAATCTGCAAGCTTTTGGTGGCAAATTGAGAGAGAAACGAGCAGAGTCTTGGTCTCAAAAATATAATGATGTGAGTGCAAGGGTTGCCTTTGGAGAAGATACTGAAAATGAGAATTCCAACTTGACCGCAAGAAGAAATGGCTACCACAGTTCTGTGGACAAAGGGCTCCGCGGAGAAGTTATTAAG GATGATAAAATATATACTGATCGGAGGATGATAAATGAACATCAAATGAAGATCCCCATCAAGAATGATACTATT GGCAAGAAAAGATTAAGGGAAGAATTTCCACATCAGCAACCCCCAAAAGCAACATTGATGGTGGATACAACACCACAGAACTATCAAGTCATAAG AGATGCCATCAAGTTTTAG